TCCGCAAGCAGCTTCGATTATTGAAGATAAGGATCCACGCCGAACCGTGCGCGCTCTGGAAGTCATTGAGCTTACCGGCAAGCCTTTTCAGGCCAGCCAGCCGCCAAAAGATGCGCCGCCTCGGTGGAATGCTCAGCTTTTAGGACTAGAAACCAATCCGGAGTGGCTGAATCCGCGCATTGAGCTTCGTACCAATCTGATGTTTGAACAGGGATTGGTCAAAGAAGTTGAAGGGCTCATTGAACAAGGCCTAGTGCGGGATTCGACGGCGGGGCGCGCGATTGGTTATGCCCAGGTATTCCAAGCCATGGAAGGTGAGTTGAGCTGGGAAGAGGCAGTCGATCGCACCGTCATCGGCACGCGGCGCTACGTGCGCCGTCAACGCTCGTGGTTCCACCGCGACAAGCGTATTACCTGGCTTGATGCCACTGCACCTACCTTGCCGCAGGCACTTGACGCACTGCACTAGTATGAAAGTCATGTCTACTATTTCCACCGCATCACTTCCGTTCGCAAAAGGTCATGGCACGGAGAATGACTTCATTATTGTCAATGATCCACAAGGTGAGCTGACGCTCGACGCCGATCGCGTCGCAGCGTTGTGCGACCGTCGAGCGGGTATCGGTGCTGATGGTCTGCTGCGCGTTATTCGCGCACAAGCCCTGGTGGATAATGGCGAAATTACTGAGCTCGCCGAGGGCATTGCTGGTGATGACTGGTTCATGGACTACCGCAACGCTGACGGATCGATTGCAGAGATGTGTGGCAACGGCACCCGCGTGTTCGCCCACTGGGTAGTGGTGCAAGGCTTGGTGCGTTTCCCATCTGATGCTTCTGATGACGGAGAAGTTTCGTTCACCGTTGGTACTCGCGCTGGTGTAAAGCCAATCACCGTGCATTCTTTCAACTCCCGCCGGGCTGAAGTCAGCGTAGAAATGGGAGCGCCCGAAGTCATGGGGCTATCCACCGCGAATATGGCAGGGCAGTCCTATGCCGGTCTTGGCGTAGACATGGGCAACCCGCATCTCGCCGCAACCATTCCGGGACTAACTTCTGAGTCCTTGGCAGAACTTATTCTTGAACAGCCAGAGTTCGATCCGGAATTCTTCCCTCACGGCCTCAACCTCGAGGTGGTGACTCCGCTGAAAGACGGCGAGGTACACATGCGCGTCTTCGAACGTGGTGTGGGGGAGACTCGCTCTTGCGGAACCGGAACGGTCGCAGCCGCTGTATCGGCACTCGCCGATGCCGGGGCGGTCACAGGTTCCGTGAAAGTCAACGTCCCTGGCGGACAGGTGCTTGTTGACGTTCGTGAAGATGGTTCCACTCTGCGTGGCCCATCTGAAATTGTGGCAACTGGCCTAGCTGCAATCTAAGCTTCGCCCTCGATATCGCGGCGGTAGTTCGGTCCCAGCGCAAGTGCTGCGCGGCGAGCTACCAGCCACGATTCTTTCAGTTCCAGCGCGCGCTGATCGGTGATCTTGAGCAATTGCTCAAACTCGCTGGTTTCCATATTGGCCTTTGCCAAACGGGCATCCAAGCGGCGCAAATAGCGCTTCGCGGTGGAGAGCTGATAGTGGAATTGTTCCACAGCTGGGTCTTCACACTCAGTGTCCATCAACGCGGGGCGGTGAAGGGTACGGTCTGCAATCGCAGCAGTATCAACTGAGTGCGCAAAGTGCTCGTATTCATCAACTACGTCCTGGATATCATCCGCGGAGAGAGAAATTGATGAACGCAGAGTCTTTTGCTCTGAAGCATCCGGGCGCGAATATAGCATAAACAGCGCGATCGGAAGAATGATCAGGCAAATAATTACACCGGGGAGGCGGAGCACACTGAGCACGACGAAAGCCGCGACCACAATGGCAATGCTGCCAAATATGGTGCGCTGACGTGATGTAAATCCGCTAGGTCCCCACTGCATGACTAGTGACCGCCGCAACCGCCTGAGCCGCAGGAGCATCCGCCGCCTGAGCCACAGCCGGACATTGGGGTCAAGACACTTGCTGTCATCAAAGCGGCTCCGGCCAAGACGGTGTCCTTCTCCGGCAATTCACCGAAGGATTCTGGCAGACACAGATCGAAGGGGAATGCGCCGTCAAGAACAACGTGCATGAACTTCTTGCCACTGAGCTGGTTGTGGCGCCAGCTAGATTCCAAGACACGCGCCGCGAAGCGAGCGCCTGGGGTTGGGGCTGCGCCACCGTTGCCGGAGTTAATAACTTCCGCGCCATCGGATTCAAACAGCGCAGGGTACATTCCCTCTGCTGATTCGAAGGCTTCCGCTGAGTCATAGGACTGTACCGACAGACCCATAGCGGTGATGCCAACCTGCTGCCATTGCTGTTCTTCAACCTCAGCAAGAAGCGGGCCCTGCGCCAGGTTCGCAGTAATCTCCGCAATGGTGTCACCGGTTGGGGTGATGATGTTCATGTAGCTCAGCACATCATTAACCATGGAGACGTGGGCAAATGCTTGGGTAATGCCTTCAAAACCGATGAAGGTGGAGAAAGGCTCCACAGCAAGAATATTGAGCTGTGCGCCGGAGGCATCTGCAAATTGGATCAACTGTCCGCCACGAACTTCACCGGTCACGGTGAGCTGATTGGTGGCGATGGCTGCTTCCACAACGTCTTGCCAGTGCTCAAAATTGAAACCGAGTGCGAGCATCTCTGAGTGGGTCTGGGCGGTAGTCATGACTTTGATTCTAGTCCCAAATGTGCGTTATCGAAAATGCATTGGTGTCATTTACCTGTGACTTCTAGCCAAGGGCAGGTCATTCGTGCGATACTGGGGAGACAATGACAGATTTTTCTAACCGATTTAATAGTGAAAAAGAGCGTGACGAGCTGTTGGCACGTGCTTTTTCAGAAAACACCCCGCAGCCCCGTTCAGGTGAGCGCGATGATGAAGATTTAACCCTGGGTGAACTAGAACTCGCAGAGCGCAATGCTTTTAGGCGAGTTACACGTGATACCGAAATTCGAGCTGAGGACACCACCGACGGCTATGAGGTGGAGTACCGAAAGCTCCGCCTTGAACAAGTCGTCCTCGTTGGTGTGTGGACCGAAGGCACGGCAGCAGAAGTAGAAGCCACGATGTCTGAGCTCGCAGCATTGACGGAGACTGCCGGCGCAGAGATTGTGCAGATGCTGTACCAAAAGCGTGATCGTCCGGATCCCGGCACCTTTATTGGCTCCGGCAAGGTCAAAGAACTCAAGCAAATCATTGAGTCCACCGGCGCTGATACGGTCGTGTGCGATGGTGAGCTCAACCCTGGTCAGCTGTCCGCTTTGGAGCGCGAACTTAACACCAAGGTGATTGACCGCACCATGCTGATTTTGGATATCTTCGCTCAGCACGCGAAGTCCAAAGAAGGTAAAGCGCAGGTTTCACTGGCCCAACTGGAATACCTCTATACCCACACTCGTGGTTGGGGTGGCAACCTGTCCCGTCAGGGCGGCGGCCGCGCTGGCTCGAATGGCGGCGTTGGTCTGCGTGGTCCTGGTGAAACCAAGATTGAGTCTGACCGTCGCCGAATCCGTACGGAAATGTCGCGTCTGCGCAAAGAACTTAAAGGCATGCAGACCGCACGTGACGTTAAGCGTGCGAACCGTCAGCGCTCGACTGTGCCGCAGATTGCTATCGCTGGTTACACCAACGCTGGTAAATCTTCGCTCATCAACGCTTTGACCGGCGCTGGTGTCTTGGTCGAAGATGCGCTCTTTGCCACCTTGGATCCCACCACGCGTAAAGCAGAGCTCGGCGATGGCCGCCACGTAGTTCTCACGGACACCGTTGGTTTCGTCCGCCACCTGCCAACTCAGTTGGTTGAAGCATTCAAGTCCACCCTGGAAGAAGTCTTCAACGCTGATTTGATGCTGCATGTGGTTGACGGCGCAGATCCATTCCCACTGAAGCAGATTGACGCTGTTAATAAGGTCATCTATGACATTGCTAAGGAAACAGGGGAGACCCCGCCACCAGAAATCATTGTCATCAACAAGATTGATGCTGCTGATGAGCTCGCGCTAGCGGAGATTCGCCACGTTCTCGACCGTGACAATGTCGTCTATGTTTCAGCTTTTACTGGTGAGGGCATTAGTGAGCTGACCACGCGCATTGAGCTGTTTTTGAACTCGCTGGATTCTCACGTGCAGCTTCTGGTGCCGTTTACCCGCGGTGATGTCATCGCCCGGGTTCATGACTTGGGCACGGTCTTGGATGAGTCTTACGTTGAAGAGGGCACTTTCGTTGATGTTCGCCTGCCGGCGCAGCTAGCTGGTGAGCTTGAAGAGTTCATCATTGGCGAAGAAGAGGCGACCAAGCTCATGAACAAAGATTCTTCTGCCACAGACTCGGACCGCAGCGCTTCCTAGGATGCACCTGTTCTTCTGAAGTATTCCCACACCTGCAGAAATTAGTTTGGCAAATGGTTAGGTGAATTGCTGGGGATAGACAATAATAGTGTTTCGTGAGTTCATTAATTGGCTGGAAGCTGCACGGAGACGGTAAGAAGATTCAACCAGGGGCAGTAGTAGCTCCTGAGGAGCGCCTGAATTGGCCGCGGACCATCGGCATTGGCATGCAGCACGTTGTTGCCATGTTCGGTGCAACGCTGCTGGTTCCAACGCTGACTGGATTCCCAGTTAACACCACGCTGTTGTTCTCCGGTGTCGGCACGATCCTGTTCTTGCTGATCACCCGCAACCGCCTCCCGTCCTACCTCGGCTCCTCCTTCGCCTTCATTGCGCCGCTCGCTGCTTCCCAGCAGTACGGTATCGGTGCACAGGCTGGTTCCATTCTTGTCACCGGTGTCTGTCTCATGGTCGTCGGCTTCATTGTGAAGATGGCCGGCCGCAAAGTGGTAGATGCGGTTATGCCGCCGGCTGTTACCGGTGCCATCGTGGCGTTGATCGGCCTTAACCTGGCGCCAACGGCAGCATCAAACTTCCAAACCCAGCCAGGGGTTGCGGCCGTCACCTTGCTGGCCATCGCCCTGTGCACCATCGGCGGACGCGGAATGGTCTCACGCCTCGGCATCCTCATCGGTGTCATCATCGGCTGGATTTTCGCCGCTGTGACCGGAAACCTGAGTGAAGGCGCTGCGGAATCCATTGCTGATGCGGCATGGATTGGTCTGCCACAGTTCCATGCACCGGAGTTCAACTTCTCCGCGATTGCAGTCGCCTTGCCAGTGCTTGTTGTTCTCGTTGCTGAAAATGTCGGCCACGTGAAGGCTGTCAGTGAGATGACCAAGCGGGACTTGGATGATCTTGCTGGCGACGCGCTGATTGCAGATGGTCTTGCTACGGGGCTTGCGGGTGGCTTCGGCGGCTCTGCAACCACAACTTACGCGGAAAACATTGGTGTGATGGCGGCAACCCGCGTGTATTCCACTGCTGCCTACTGGGTCGCTGCTTTCACCGCGATTGCACTCGCGTTCATTCCAAAGTTCGGTGCACTGATTTTCACCATCCCAACCGGTGTGCTGGGTGGAGCTACCCTGGTGCTTTACGGCCTCATCGGCATGCTGGGTATCCGCATCTGGATGGATAACAAGGTCAACTTCAACAATCCGGTCAACCTCACTTGTGCTGCAGTTGCGCTTGTCGCAGGTATCGGCAACCTAACGCTGACGGTCTTTGGCATCTCACTCGAAGGCATTGCCTGGGGTTCCGTTGGTATCATCGTCGCCTACCCAATTTTGAAGAAGCTGTACGAAACCCTTGGTGAGGGCCAGCACGCAAAGTACTAACAGCAAACGGTGGTAGCCTGTGCCCTATATCACCAATAAGTGGAGTTCTGGCAGAGAAATTCTCGCGCGGAATTCAGAGTAGGAATCAGCACATGAAGATCGAAATGACCACCGTTCCAGCTCACCATATTCTTTCAATCCGCGACACCGTCCCGCTGGACAGCATCCCAACTTTCCTCAAGCCCTCCTATGAACGCATCGAAGCGCTCGTGAACGAGGCTGGCATAAAAGAAGAGGCATGCCGCGCATATACATATTCAATGTCGCCCGATGAGATTGATATTGCCGCGGCATATGTCATCGCTGAGCAAGACCTCGACGTCATCCGCGCAGCGGTAGAAGAATCCAACAACAGTGACTCCAATGGAGCGTTTGGCGGCTTGGAGCTCATCGAGTTTGATGAGCGCAATGCAGCGATGACCGTGCACCACGGCAGCTACAACAAGCTTGGAGATTCCTGGTCTGCCTTCGCCCAAGAACTCGCGACTGAAGGCTTCAAAGTCTCCGAGCCGACCTTTGAAGATTATGTGGACAGGGGAGATGACAGCAGCACCGCTGAAGCTGTGACCAATTTGTACTGGTACTTGTCGCACTAGCGAGCATAGGCAGACAAAAGCAGAGGGTCTGAGTACTTCCTACTGGAAGTTTCTCAGACCCTCTGCTTGGTATTGCGAGGTCTTGGGTAGCGCTTAGGCGTCGAGGTCCTGCTCAATGAGACCGGCAATCTTCTCAACGGCTTCAGCGTTGTCAGAAGTGACGGTGACTTCGTCACCTTGCTCGGCACCCAATGCCATGATCATCAAAGAAGATGCGGCATCGGTTTCATCGTCGTCTTCTTCGCCTACGAGAGCCAGGAAGATGTCCTCATCGTACTCTGCTGCAGCATCCGCGATGACGGAAGCTGGACGTGCGTGCAGGCCTACGGAGGAGCCGACTTTTACTGTCTTAGAAGCCATGATTAGTAAATCCTTTCCAGAATTAAAATTTCTCACACCAGTTTAAAGACGAATCCGAAACTCTGCCACGAATGGTCCCGCGAAGGGCCCAGAATGATTCAAAGTCGAGGCAAGGTCACGGATTTTGTCCAGGTATTAGGCAGCTGCGGCAGCGGCCTTTTCCTTCTCATTCTTAGCTGCTGCTTCTTGAATGGTCTTGTTAGGCCAGAACTGTTTCAAGGTGATAACCAGTACGGTTGCCACGAGAGTGCCGCCCAAGATTGCGGCGATGTAGCCCCAAATTGGATCGATAGCGAACAGTACGAAAATGCCGCCGTGTGGCGCGCGGGAGCCGACGCCGAACGCCATGATGATTGCGCCGGTCGTTGCGCCACCAGCCATCATTGCTGGAATGACGCGGAATGGGTCGGCGGCAGCGAATGGAATAGCGCCTTCAGACACGAATGCCAGACCCATGAGCCAGGAAGACTTACCGTTTTCCTGCTCAGCTGGAGTGAACAGATTCTTGCGCACGAAGGTTGCGATGGATAGTGCGATTGGTGGAACCATGCCGGAAGCCATAACCGCAGCCATGATCTGCAGGGAAGCTTGGTCACCTGTGGACAGACCGGCGGTGCCGAAGAGGTACGCCGCCTTATTGATTGGTCCGCCAAGGTCGGAACACATCATCAAACCAAGCACGATGCCCAACAGAATTGCAGAGGATCCAGACATTCCGCCCAGCATGTTCTGCAGGCCGGTCATCAGTGCGGCTAGCGGTGCGCCCAGCACGAAGTACATGGCAAGGCCAACCACCAGGGTGGTTAGCAGTGGAATCAACATGACTGGCATCAGAGAAACCATCCAACGTGGAACCTTCCAGGAGCCGATCCACATTGCGATGAGACCTGCAAGCAGACCAGTCACCAGACCACCGATGAAGCCAGCACCAACCACAACAGCGATCGCGCCACCAGCGAAACCAGGGGCAATACCTGGGCGGCCGGCAAGAGCGTAGGAAATGTAGCCAGACAGTGCGGAGACAATGAAGCCCATCGCGGCTTGGCCAGTAGCGAAGAGAACAGCACCGATGTAGAGCAGCATGCCAGAACGCTCAAAAGTCATGGTCGCGCCATCAACTTCAACGTCATGACCTGGCAGGTTGGTCAGGGAATACTCCGTGGAGATCACCTGCCAGCCATTGGCCATATCGGCGCCGCCGAAGAGGAAGCCTAGGGCCAGCAGCAGACCACCGGCAGCAACGAAAGGCACCATGTAAGACACACCGGTCATAATGGCCTGCTGGATGCGCTTGCCCCAGCTCAGTTGTCCGCCGGCTTCTTCGCTGCTTGACGATGCCGCCGCACCAGAACCCGTGACCTTACGAGCATTCGGATTCTTTGCAGCCGCGACAGCCTCGTTGAGCATCACATCAGGTTCATTGATGGCGCGTTTTGCGCCCGATTCAATGACTGGCTTGCCCGCGAAGCGTTCACGGTCGCGCACCCCGACGTCAGTAGCGAAGATGACTGCATCGGCTGCATCAATGACAGACTGCGCCACGGGAGTGTTGTTGGAGGAACCCTGAGTTTCGACCGTCAGATTTACATCGTCGCGGCCTTCAGCGGTCTGCGTCAAAGCATCGGCAGCCATGTACGTGTGCGCAATGCCGGTGGGGCAGGCGGTAACCGCAACAACATTCAAGGTTGAGCCCTTGTCCGTGGATGCTGCGGTGGATGCTCCGGTGGTTGCAGCGGTGCCCGCTGCTGCGGTGCCAGCCGCGGCGCTTGCAGACTCAGCTGCAGGTGTAGCTTGTGCCTTTGGCTTCTTCTCTGCGTTGACAACCTCGAGGACGAGGGAGACAATCTCTTCCTTGCTGGTTGCGGTGCGAAGCGCTTCTAGGAAATCCTTGCGAACCAGCGCGCGAGCCAGCTTGGACAAAATCTTTAGGTGTTCTTTGCCGCCGCCAGCTGGCGCTGCAATGAGGAAAACCAATTGGGCGTCACCGTCAGGACCAGAGAAGTCCACTGGATTGGACAGGCGCGCGAAAGCCAAGGTGGGTTCGCTGATTGCCTCAGAACGGCAATGAGGGATTGCGACCTGGCCAGGCACGCCAGTGCCAGCCTGAGATTCACGCTCGATTGCAGGCTGTGCCAAGCCCTCGATGTCGTTGGCACGCCCTGCGCCATGCACGAGCGCAGCGAGCTGGGTAATGACAGTATCAACGGACGAACCAAAGTCAGCGTCTAACGCGACTAAGTCCGTAGTAATGAGATCGGATGCCATGAGAGGTCTCTCCTTGATTTATAAGGGAAGGAATATGAAACTAATTCAGTTCACTGACTTCGGTCTGTTCCAGATTCAGCATATCCGGAGTCGGAATAGTTGTACCCGGCAATGAGGTTGCGGCGGAACCATACGCTACGGATTGTTGTAGAGATTCAGCCAAGCTCTTGCCAGCCGCCTGGGCCAACAAGAATCCAGCAAGTGAGCTATCGCCCGCGCCAACAGTGGAGACCACGTCGATCGGTGGCGGACTAGCCAACCACGCGCCCGACTCAGTGACCAACAGTGCACCCGCAGCGCCGAGCGTCACCAGTACGTAGGCAACACCCTGAGCGTTGACCTTGCGTGCTGCAGCAATCACACCAGAAAAGTCACCTTGTTCAGCTGCTTCTTCTAGTGCAAGACCGTCCTCACCGACGAGCTGACCCAGCTCCAGGCCGTTTGGCTTGATTAAATCAGGTGCCGCGGTAGAGAGATTCTTTGCAATCTCTTCCATCGGCTTGTCGGAAGTGTCCAAAGCAATTCGGACATTCGGTGCTGATTCACGCAGAGACTTGATGGCCGTGACATAGAAATCAGACGGCACGCCATTCGGCAAGGAACCGGCCATAACTACCCACGCGGCATCGGCAGCCGCGGCGGAGGTGGCGTCAATCAGCAGTTGCTGTGCCTTCTCATCCACCAACGGACCTTTGCCATTGAGCTTGGTTGTGCGCCCGGATTGTTCCGTAACGGTGGTGTTGGTGCGGATGGGTTCATCAATGGAAACTGTCTTGATCTTGACGTTAATGTCACGAACCAAAGGAACGAAAGGATCATTGTCGGCAGCCGGGAAAACTGCGATGTTGGGCTGGTGTGCCAGCGTGACTGCGTGGGCCACATTGATGCCCTTGCCGCCGGCAACGTGGGTCATACTGTGGGCCCGGTGCACAGTGCCGGGTTCAAGGGCGGAATCCAACGCGATAGTGGCATCGATACTTGGATTCGGAGTTAGAGTCACAATCATTTTGTGCGGGGTTCTCCAAAAATTAGCTATATTGGCACAAAGCCCGAGTAAATGGCGATTACTTGGGAAATTGCATGGATAAATACTCGACAATGTTGATTGTTGCCCGAATATGTCCGATTGTCAATGATATTCTGTGGCTAATCTGTGGAATATTGTTTCCCAAACCCATTTACAACTTCACACCTCTAATCCGCATCACTGTTTCGCATGGCGCAGGCATAAAGCGCAGCGCACAGCATGCAAGAAAGACAAGGGAGAAGAACACACCATGTCAAAGTCCATCAACGGTACTGGCGTCGTTGCAGGCGTCGCTTATGCTCCAGCCGTTTGGGTGCGTCCGCGTCCAGAACTTCCGCAACCAGGCCAATCCATCGCGGAAGATGCACGTGACGCCGAATTTGAACGTTTCCAGCAAGCAGCAGAAGTGGTGTCCACACGTCTAAATGACCGTGCCGCACAAGCCGAAGGTCATGCGCAGGAAGTTCTCAACGTGACCGCCGGAATGGTCAAAGACCGTGGGTGGCAAAAGGCCGTCAAGAAGAATATCTTCGGTGGACACAATGCAGAGTATGCGGTTGTCGGCGCGACCGATAAGTTCGTTGCCATGTTTGAGGCCGCTGGTGGCGTCATGGCAGAACGCACGACTGACCTGCGCGATGTGCGCGATCGTGTCATCGCTGAGTTGCGGGGGGAAGAGGAACCGGGCCTTCCTCACATTGAGGGTGAGGCAATTTTGCTTGCCGATGATTTGGCGCCAGCCGACACAGCCACCCTTGATACCTCCCACGTGAAGGCTTTGGTGACTGAGCTTGGTGGCCCAACCAGCCACACCGCGATTATTGCCCGTCAGCTGGATATCCCTTGTATCGTCGCCGTGGGCAAGTCTCTTCGTGAGATTGAAGCGTCGACAGTGCTGTTTATTGATGGTGCTTTGGGCACTGTGAGCACTGACGCTGATGAGAACGAAGCTCGTCAGGCTGTTGAGGAATACAAAGAACGTGCCGAGAAAGTTGCGCAGTGGACCGGTCCCGCGCAGACCAAAGACGGTCACTCCATTCAGGTTCTTGCCAATGTTGCCGATGGCAATGCAGCACGTCTTGCCGCCCAGTCTCAGGCAGAAGGTGTTGGCCTGTACCGCACCGAGCTGTCATTCCTCTCTGCTAGTTCCGAGCCTTCGGTTGATGAGCAAGCCAAGATCTACAGCAAGGTGTTCCAAGCATTCCCTGATTCCAAGGTCGTTGTCCGAACCTTGGATGCGGGCTCTGATAAGCCAATTTCCTATGCAACCTTGAGCGAAGAAGAAAACCCAGCCCTGGGTGTTCGTGGTCTGCGTATTGCACGGGATAACGAGTCTTTGCTGACTCGCCAGCTCGATGCTATCGCCCAAGCCGCAGCAGAGCGTAATGAAGGCGCTCAAACCTGGGTTATGGCACCCATGGTGGCGACTTCCACTGAGGCGAAGTGGTTTGCGGAGCTATGCCGTGAGCGCGGCCTAGTGCCAGGTGCAATGGTTGAAGTTCCAGCTGCTGCTTTGATGGCCGATACCATCATGCCGCACCTGGACTTCGTATCCATCGGTACCAATGACCTCACTCAGTACACAATGGCTGCAGACCGTT
This region of Corynebacterium casei LMG S-19264 genomic DNA includes:
- the miaA gene encoding tRNA (adenosine(37)-N6)-dimethylallyltransferase MiaA, with amino-acid sequence MEAVEARDVAEQLRPIVVVGPTASGKSALSLELAHHFGGEVVNCDSMQLYRGMDIGTAKLKPEEREGIPHHQLDVWDITDTASVARYQEDAVRDAEEIMSRGKRPIIVGGSMLYVQSLVDAWAFPPTDPAVRAKYEAQLQEVGVDEMHAKLAHVDPQAASIIEDKDPRRTVRALEVIELTGKPFQASQPPKDAPPRWNAQLLGLETNPEWLNPRIELRTNLMFEQGLVKEVEGLIEQGLVRDSTAGRAIGYAQVFQAMEGELSWEEAVDRTVIGTRRYVRRQRSWFHRDKRITWLDATAPTLPQALDALH
- the dapF gene encoding diaminopimelate epimerase, whose product is MSTISTASLPFAKGHGTENDFIIVNDPQGELTLDADRVAALCDRRAGIGADGLLRVIRAQALVDNGEITELAEGIAGDDWFMDYRNADGSIAEMCGNGTRVFAHWVVVQGLVRFPSDASDDGEVSFTVGTRAGVKPITVHSFNSRRAEVSVEMGAPEVMGLSTANMAGQSYAGLGVDMGNPHLAATIPGLTSESLAELILEQPEFDPEFFPHGLNLEVVTPLKDGEVHMRVFERGVGETRSCGTGTVAAAVSALADAGAVTGSVKVNVPGGQVLVDVREDGSTLRGPSEIVATGLAAI
- the hflX gene encoding GTPase HflX, whose product is MTDFSNRFNSEKERDELLARAFSENTPQPRSGERDDEDLTLGELELAERNAFRRVTRDTEIRAEDTTDGYEVEYRKLRLEQVVLVGVWTEGTAAEVEATMSELAALTETAGAEIVQMLYQKRDRPDPGTFIGSGKVKELKQIIESTGADTVVCDGELNPGQLSALERELNTKVIDRTMLILDIFAQHAKSKEGKAQVSLAQLEYLYTHTRGWGGNLSRQGGGRAGSNGGVGLRGPGETKIESDRRRIRTEMSRLRKELKGMQTARDVKRANRQRSTVPQIAIAGYTNAGKSSLINALTGAGVLVEDALFATLDPTTRKAELGDGRHVVLTDTVGFVRHLPTQLVEAFKSTLEEVFNADLMLHVVDGADPFPLKQIDAVNKVIYDIAKETGETPPPEIIVINKIDAADELALAEIRHVLDRDNVVYVSAFTGEGISELTTRIELFLNSLDSHVQLLVPFTRGDVIARVHDLGTVLDESYVEEGTFVDVRLPAQLAGELEEFIIGEEEATKLMNKDSSATDSDRSAS
- a CDS encoding uracil-xanthine permease family protein; protein product: MSSLIGWKLHGDGKKIQPGAVVAPEERLNWPRTIGIGMQHVVAMFGATLLVPTLTGFPVNTTLLFSGVGTILFLLITRNRLPSYLGSSFAFIAPLAASQQYGIGAQAGSILVTGVCLMVVGFIVKMAGRKVVDAVMPPAVTGAIVALIGLNLAPTAASNFQTQPGVAAVTLLAIALCTIGGRGMVSRLGILIGVIIGWIFAAVTGNLSEGAAESIADAAWIGLPQFHAPEFNFSAIAVALPVLVVLVAENVGHVKAVSEMTKRDLDDLAGDALIADGLATGLAGGFGGSATTTYAENIGVMAATRVYSTAAYWVAAFTAIALAFIPKFGALIFTIPTGVLGGATLVLYGLIGMLGIRIWMDNKVNFNNPVNLTCAAVALVAGIGNLTLTVFGISLEGIAWGSVGIIVAYPILKKLYETLGEGQHAKY
- a CDS encoding GyrI-like domain-containing protein is translated as MKIEMTTVPAHHILSIRDTVPLDSIPTFLKPSYERIEALVNEAGIKEEACRAYTYSMSPDEIDIAAAYVIAEQDLDVIRAAVEESNNSDSNGAFGGLELIEFDERNAAMTVHHGSYNKLGDSWSAFAQELATEGFKVSEPTFEDYVDRGDDSSTAEAVTNLYWYLSH
- a CDS encoding HPr family phosphocarrier protein — its product is MASKTVKVGSSVGLHARPASVIADAAAEYDEDIFLALVGEEDDDETDAASSLMIMALGAEQGDEVTVTSDNAEAVEKIAGLIEQDLDA
- a CDS encoding PTS fructose transporter subunit IIABC; this translates as MASDLITTDLVALDADFGSSVDTVITQLAALVHGAGRANDIEGLAQPAIERESQAGTGVPGQVAIPHCRSEAISEPTLAFARLSNPVDFSGPDGDAQLVFLIAAPAGGGKEHLKILSKLARALVRKDFLEALRTATSKEEIVSLVLEVVNAEKKPKAQATPAAESASAAAGTAAAGTAATTGASTAASTDKGSTLNVVAVTACPTGIAHTYMAADALTQTAEGRDDVNLTVETQGSSNNTPVAQSVIDAADAVIFATDVGVRDRERFAGKPVIESGAKRAINEPDVMLNEAVAAAKNPNARKVTGSGAAASSSSEEAGGQLSWGKRIQQAIMTGVSYMVPFVAAGGLLLALGFLFGGADMANGWQVISTEYSLTNLPGHDVEVDGATMTFERSGMLLYIGAVLFATGQAAMGFIVSALSGYISYALAGRPGIAPGFAGGAIAVVVGAGFIGGLVTGLLAGLIAMWIGSWKVPRWMVSLMPVMLIPLLTTLVVGLAMYFVLGAPLAALMTGLQNMLGGMSGSSAILLGIVLGLMMCSDLGGPINKAAYLFGTAGLSTGDQASLQIMAAVMASGMVPPIALSIATFVRKNLFTPAEQENGKSSWLMGLAFVSEGAIPFAAADPFRVIPAMMAGGATTGAIIMAFGVGSRAPHGGIFVLFAIDPIWGYIAAILGGTLVATVLVITLKQFWPNKTIQEAAAKNEKEKAAAAAA
- a CDS encoding 1-phosphofructokinase family hexose kinase, whose protein sequence is MIVTLTPNPSIDATIALDSALEPGTVHRAHSMTHVAGGKGINVAHAVTLAHQPNIAVFPAADNDPFVPLVRDINVKIKTVSIDEPIRTNTTVTEQSGRTTKLNGKGPLVDEKAQQLLIDATSAAAADAAWVVMAGSLPNGVPSDFYVTAIKSLRESAPNVRIALDTSDKPMEEIAKNLSTAAPDLIKPNGLELGQLVGEDGLALEEAAEQGDFSGVIAAARKVNAQGVAYVLVTLGAAGALLVTESGAWLASPPPIDVVSTVGAGDSSLAGFLLAQAAGKSLAESLQQSVAYGSAATSLPGTTIPTPDMLNLEQTEVSELN
- the ptsP gene encoding phosphoenolpyruvate--protein phosphotransferase encodes the protein MSKSINGTGVVAGVAYAPAVWVRPRPELPQPGQSIAEDARDAEFERFQQAAEVVSTRLNDRAAQAEGHAQEVLNVTAGMVKDRGWQKAVKKNIFGGHNAEYAVVGATDKFVAMFEAAGGVMAERTTDLRDVRDRVIAELRGEEEPGLPHIEGEAILLADDLAPADTATLDTSHVKALVTELGGPTSHTAIIARQLDIPCIVAVGKSLREIEASTVLFIDGALGTVSTDADENEARQAVEEYKERAEKVAQWTGPAQTKDGHSIQVLANVADGNAARLAAQSQAEGVGLYRTELSFLSASSEPSVDEQAKIYSKVFQAFPDSKVVVRTLDAGSDKPISYATLSEEENPALGVRGLRIARDNESLLTRQLDAIAQAAAERNEGAQTWVMAPMVATSTEAKWFAELCRERGLVPGAMVEVPAAALMADTIMPHLDFVSIGTNDLTQYTMAADRLSPQLAYLTDPWQPAVLRLIQHTCIGGVDNNVPVGVCGEAAADPLLACVLVGLGVNSLSAASTAIAGVGAQLAEVTLEQCQKMAEAAIYSVGAPEAREAVRALLDEYNS